In one window of Campylobacter coli DNA:
- a CDS encoding DNA-directed RNA polymerase subunit alpha produces the protein MRNITTSAYTPTEFTIENISDTVAKISAWPFEIGYGITLAHPLRRLLYTSTIGYAPTAIHIDGVAHEFDSMRGMLEDVALFIINLKKLRFKLKSDSNKEIVEFSFKGPKEIYGKDLNNDQVEVVNTDAYLATINEDAELKFTLIIEKGIGYVPSEEIKELINDPKFIALDAFFTPVREATYDIEKVLFEDNPDYEKVVLTVTTDGQITPNEAFQNALEAMYKQLSVFDKITNVRSIIKSQATSNELENTKLLQNITDLNLSARSYNCLEKAGIVYIGELALMSVNELAGLKNLGKKSLDEIKSIMESIGFPVGTSKLSDNKDLLKKKIDELKAQNEG, from the coding sequence ATGAGAAACATTACAACATCTGCTTATACGCCGACAGAATTCACTATAGAAAATATTAGTGATACTGTGGCTAAAATCAGTGCTTGGCCTTTTGAGATCGGCTATGGTATTACCCTAGCCCATCCTTTACGCCGTTTACTTTATACTAGCACTATAGGCTATGCTCCAACCGCTATTCATATCGATGGTGTGGCGCATGAATTTGATAGTATGCGTGGTATGCTTGAAGATGTAGCACTTTTTATCATCAATCTTAAAAAATTACGCTTCAAACTTAAAAGCGATTCTAATAAAGAAATCGTTGAGTTTAGTTTCAAAGGCCCTAAAGAAATTTATGGTAAAGATTTAAACAACGATCAAGTTGAAGTCGTAAATACAGATGCATATTTAGCAACAATCAATGAAGATGCTGAACTTAAATTTACTCTTATCATAGAAAAAGGCATTGGTTATGTACCAAGTGAAGAAATCAAAGAACTTATCAATGATCCAAAATTCATAGCTCTTGATGCTTTTTTCACTCCTGTAAGAGAGGCGACTTATGATATTGAGAAAGTTTTATTTGAAGACAATCCTGACTATGAAAAAGTAGTTTTAACAGTAACTACTGATGGACAAATCACTCCAAATGAAGCTTTTCAAAATGCTTTAGAAGCTATGTATAAGCAATTATCAGTATTTGATAAAATTACAAATGTTAGAAGCATCATAAAAAGTCAAGCTACAAGCAATGAATTAGAAAATACTAAACTATTGCAAAATATTACTGATCTCAATTTAAGTGCAAGAAGTTACAATTGCCTTGAAAAAGCAGGAATTGTTTATATCGGAGAGCTCGCTTTAATGAGTGTTAATGAACTTGCTGGACTTAAAAATTTAGGCAAAAAATCTTTAGATGAAATTAAAAGCATTATGGAAAGCATAGGCTTCCCTGTAGGTACTTCTAAGCTTAGTGATAATAAAGATTTGCTTAAGAAAAAAATCGATGAATTAAAAGCACAAAACGAAGGATAA
- the rpsD gene encoding 30S ribosomal protein S4: MARYRGPVEKLERRFGVSLALKGERRLAGKSALDKRPYAPGQHGARKGKISEYGLQLREKQKAKFMYGVSEKQFRRLFAEAARRDGNTGVLLIQLLEQRLDNVVYRMGFATTRRFARQLVTHGHILVNGKRVDIPSFRVEAGAKIEVIEKSKNNPQITRAIELTAQTGIVAWVDVEKDKRFGIFTRKPEREEVIIPVEERFIVELYSK; encoded by the coding sequence ATGGCAAGATATAGAGGACCAGTAGAAAAATTAGAAAGACGCTTTGGTGTTAGCTTAGCATTAAAAGGAGAAAGAAGACTAGCCGGAAAAAGCGCATTAGATAAACGCCCATATGCACCAGGACAACACGGAGCAAGAAAAGGTAAAATCAGCGAATACGGACTCCAATTAAGAGAAAAACAAAAAGCTAAATTTATGTATGGAGTAAGTGAAAAACAATTCAGAAGACTTTTTGCAGAAGCTGCTAGAAGAGATGGCAATACAGGGGTTTTACTTATCCAACTTTTAGAGCAAAGACTTGACAATGTAGTTTATAGAATGGGCTTTGCTACAACTCGTCGTTTTGCAAGACAACTTGTAACTCATGGACACATTTTAGTAAATGGAAAAAGAGTAGACATCCCTAGCTTTAGAGTAGAAGCAGGAGCAAAAATCGAAGTAATAGAAAAAAGTAAAAATAATCCTCAAATCACAAGAGCGATCGAGCTTACTGCTCAAACAGGTATCGTTGCTTGGGTAGATGTGGAAAAAGATAAAAGATTTGGAATTTTCACTAGAAAACCTGAAAGAGAAGAAGTTATCATTCCAGTAGAGGAAAGATTCATCGTTGAGCTTTACTCTAAGTAA
- the rpsK gene encoding 30S ribosomal protein S11 produces the protein MAKRKIVKKKVVKKNIAKGIVYISATFNNTMVTVTDEMGNAIAWSSAGGLGFKGSKKSTPYAAQQAVEDALNKAKEHGIKEVGIKVQGPGSGRETAVKSVGAMEGIKVTFLKDITPLAHNGCRPPKRRRV, from the coding sequence ATGGCAAAAAGAAAAATCGTAAAGAAAAAAGTAGTTAAAAAAAATATAGCAAAAGGTATTGTTTATATCAGTGCAACTTTTAACAATACCATGGTAACTGTTACAGATGAAATGGGAAATGCTATCGCTTGGAGCAGTGCGGGCGGTTTAGGATTTAAAGGTTCTAAAAAATCAACTCCTTATGCGGCACAACAAGCAGTAGAAGACGCTTTAAATAAAGCAAAAGAACACGGAATCAAAGAAGTAGGCATTAAAGTACAAGGACCAGGAAGCGGTAGAGAAACTGCTGTTAAAAGTGTAGGTGCTATGGAAGGAATCAAAGTAACTTTCTTAAAAGATATTACTCCATTAGCTCATAATGGTTGCAGACCGCCTAAGCGTCGTCGTGTCTAA
- the rpsM gene encoding 30S ribosomal protein S13 produces the protein MARIAGVDLPKKKRIEYGLTYIYGIGLFTSRKILDKTGISYDKRVHELSEDEAAAIRKEIQENYMVEGDLRKQVAMDIKALMDLGSFRGLRHRKGLPVRGQKTKTNARTRKGKRKTVGAKS, from the coding sequence ATGGCTCGTATCGCAGGTGTGGATTTACCAAAGAAAAAAAGAATTGAGTATGGACTTACCTATATTTATGGTATAGGACTTTTTACTTCAAGAAAAATCTTAGATAAAACAGGCATTTCTTATGACAAAAGAGTGCATGAACTAAGCGAAGATGAAGCAGCAGCTATCAGAAAAGAAATCCAAGAAAACTATATGGTTGAAGGGGATTTAAGAAAACAAGTTGCTATGGATATAAAAGCACTTATGGATTTAGGAAGCTTTAGAGGCTTAAGACACAGAAAAGGCTTACCAGTTCGCGGACAAAAAACAAAAACAAACGCAAGAACTAGAAAAGGTAAGAGAAAAACTGTTGGTGCAAAATCATAA
- the rpmJ gene encoding 50S ribosomal protein L36: MKVRPSVKKMCDKCKVVRRKGVVRIICENPKHKQRQG; this comes from the coding sequence ATGAAAGTGAGACCATCAGTTAAAAAGATGTGCGACAAGTGCAAAGTAGTTCGCCGTAAAGGCGTAGTTCGCATTATTTGCGAAAATCCAAAACATAAACAAAGACAAGGATAA
- the infA gene encoding translation initiation factor IF-1 — translation MAKDDVIEIDGTVLEALPNANFKVELDNKHVILCHIAGKMRMHYIRIMPGDKVKVELTPYSLDKGRITFRYK, via the coding sequence TTGGCAAAAGACGATGTGATTGAAATCGATGGCACAGTGCTTGAAGCATTACCTAATGCAAATTTTAAAGTTGAACTTGACAACAAGCATGTGATTTTATGTCATATAGCAGGAAAAATGCGTATGCACTATATAAGAATCATGCCAGGGGATAAAGTTAAAGTTGAACTTACACCTTATAGCCTTGATAAAGGGCGTATCACTTTTAGATATAAATAA
- a CDS encoding MFS transporter — protein sequence MKKSKLGTKEFKILGLSSLGGTLEFYDFIIFVFFAEYIAKVFFPKDMSEFWTLLNTYGAFAAGYLARPLGGIVMAHFGDKFGRKNMFMLSILLMVLPTFTLAFIPGYETLGFLAPFLLILIRIFQGIAIGGELPGAWVFVREHCKEGQKAFSLSCLNSAMALGILLGSMVFLLINAFFSTEEIAAYAWRIAFFVGGIFGIISIYLRRFLQETPIFKQMQKERSLSSFPLKDLFKEENIFKNTLASIFITWVLTGCVVVLILLMPKFMPSILGLSAIEGSYLQVLGILGITLGGVFMGYLVDKLGLFKICIFFSLVFAFFSCLYFYALYDLKNLVLTCILYTSVCFLGGINVFAPILMSEVFRAKIRFSGISFSYNIAYAIAGGVTPQLVLWLNILATRSKNPFLYGMSMYMIFLALLAICAVFLVKDKINFDNRS from the coding sequence ATGAAAAAATCAAAACTAGGCACAAAAGAATTTAAAATTTTAGGACTTTCATCACTAGGTGGAACTTTAGAATTTTATGATTTTATCATCTTTGTATTTTTTGCTGAATATATCGCAAAAGTATTTTTTCCTAAAGATATGAGTGAATTTTGGACTTTGTTAAATACTTATGGAGCTTTTGCTGCAGGTTATTTAGCGCGCCCTTTAGGCGGTATAGTGATGGCGCATTTTGGTGATAAATTTGGGCGTAAAAATATGTTTATGTTAAGTATTTTGCTTATGGTGCTTCCTACTTTTACATTGGCTTTTATACCTGGTTATGAAACTCTTGGTTTTTTAGCGCCGTTTTTGCTTATACTTATAAGAATTTTTCAAGGTATTGCTATAGGTGGGGAATTACCTGGTGCTTGGGTTTTTGTGAGGGAACATTGCAAAGAAGGTCAAAAGGCTTTCTCTTTGAGTTGTTTAAATTCAGCTATGGCTTTGGGAATTTTACTAGGAAGTATGGTATTTTTGCTGATTAATGCTTTTTTTAGCACCGAAGAAATCGCAGCTTATGCATGGCGTATTGCTTTTTTTGTGGGTGGAATTTTTGGGATTATTTCTATTTATTTGCGTAGATTTTTACAAGAAACTCCTATTTTTAAACAAATGCAAAAAGAACGAAGCTTGAGTTCTTTTCCACTTAAGGACTTGTTTAAAGAAGAAAATATTTTCAAAAATACGCTCGCGTCTATCTTTATAACTTGGGTTTTAACAGGTTGTGTTGTAGTGCTTATCTTATTAATGCCTAAATTTATGCCAAGTATTTTGGGCTTGAGTGCGATTGAAGGAAGTTATTTACAAGTTCTAGGAATTTTAGGTATAACACTAGGCGGAGTGTTTATGGGCTATCTTGTGGATAAATTAGGCTTGTTTAAAATTTGTATTTTCTTTTCTTTAGTTTTTGCATTTTTTTCTTGCTTGTATTTTTATGCTTTATATGATCTTAAAAATCTTGTCTTAACCTGTATTTTATATACAAGTGTTTGTTTTTTAGGTGGGATTAATGTCTTTGCTCCTATTTTAATGAGTGAAGTTTTTAGAGCTAAAATAAGATTTTCAGGAATTTCTTTTTCGTATAATATTGCTTATGCTATCGCAGGAGGAGTTACTCCTCAACTTGTTTTGTGGCTCAATATCCTTGCTACTAGAAGTAAAAATCCATTTTTATATGGAATGAGTATGTATATGATTTTTCTAGCTTTATTGGCTATTTGTGCTGTTTTCCTTGTAAAGGATAAAATAAATTTTGATAATCGCTCTTAA
- a CDS encoding multidrug ABC transporter permease/ATP-binding protein: MPFILELLKQNKFKFISFLLFSFISSAVGVLTLIFINDYLLKNTQNIPILYFIALLIVFFLSSTIVELGLSVFGQNFIFKMQRRVVKQILDTPLLKVAKVGKARILASLGSDVRNVSFGLLRLPDFLQSSILILCTSVYLCYLSPQIFTLCAIWIIVVFTINNFLMMKVYSYFRKARENDDALQNNYQNILDGHKELLINRYRAKLYYEDEFENNARSKKKNNTLGNLFNNLSSNFTNVALLALVGVEFYLALEFKWASVAEATTIALSILFLRTPLVSMIGSFPTLLLAKIALDKIAKLELDDYKEHFEKTNFIKDWRQISFKNTSFSYDDNFHLNPVNLELKKGELIFLIGKNGSGKSTFCMLLTGLFKPSEGEIFVDDMKIDDDNLDIYRSLVSAVFSDFHLFTKTLAKEKFADEEKIASWLEFLELKGKTRVEDHELVLTKLSTGQKKRLAMLIALLEERDILVLDEWAADQDPVFRRFFYKKLLPLLKEQGKTIFAITHDDAYFDSADRIFLAEEGNISELKGENIKELARNLVEKFD, translated from the coding sequence ATGCCTTTTATTTTAGAATTGCTTAAACAAAATAAATTTAAATTCATCTCTTTTTTGCTTTTTTCTTTTATCTCAAGTGCTGTAGGGGTTTTAACCCTAATTTTTATCAATGATTATTTGCTTAAAAATACACAAAATATCCCTATTTTATACTTTATCGCTTTGCTTATAGTGTTTTTTCTTAGCTCTACTATAGTAGAGCTAGGATTAAGCGTTTTTGGTCAAAATTTCATTTTCAAGATGCAAAGACGCGTAGTAAAGCAGATCCTAGATACTCCTTTATTAAAAGTCGCAAAAGTAGGTAAGGCAAGAATTTTAGCTTCTTTAGGCAGTGATGTAAGAAATGTATCTTTTGGGCTTTTGAGATTGCCTGATTTTTTACAATCAAGTATATTGATACTTTGCACTAGTGTTTATTTGTGCTATCTTTCACCTCAAATTTTTACCCTTTGTGCGATTTGGATTATTGTGGTTTTTACTATTAATAATTTTTTGATGATGAAAGTTTATTCGTATTTTCGCAAAGCAAGAGAAAATGATGATGCTTTGCAAAATAATTATCAAAATATATTAGATGGCCATAAAGAGCTTTTAATCAATCGCTACCGCGCTAAGCTTTATTATGAAGATGAATTTGAAAACAATGCAAGATCTAAAAAGAAAAATAACACCCTAGGCAATCTTTTTAACAATCTTTCATCAAATTTTACAAATGTAGCACTTCTAGCTTTAGTAGGGGTGGAATTTTATTTAGCCTTGGAATTTAAGTGGGCGAGTGTAGCCGAAGCAACAACGATAGCATTGTCAATTTTATTTTTAAGAACCCCTTTGGTTTCGATGATAGGATCTTTTCCTACCTTGCTTTTAGCAAAAATCGCTCTAGATAAGATAGCAAAACTAGAACTTGATGATTATAAAGAGCATTTTGAAAAAACCAATTTTATCAAGGATTGGCGTCAAATTTCTTTTAAAAATACGAGTTTTTCTTATGATGATAATTTTCATCTAAATCCTGTAAATTTGGAGCTTAAAAAAGGAGAATTGATATTTTTAATAGGAAAAAACGGAAGCGGAAAATCTACTTTTTGTATGCTTTTAACAGGGCTTTTTAAGCCAAGTGAGGGTGAAATTTTTGTAGATGATATGAAAATTGATGATGATAATTTAGATATTTATAGGTCTTTAGTATCGGCTGTGTTTAGTGATTTTCATCTCTTTACTAAGACTTTAGCGAAAGAGAAATTTGCAGATGAAGAAAAAATCGCTTCTTGGCTTGAATTTTTAGAGCTTAAGGGTAAAACTAGAGTGGAGGATCACGAGCTTGTATTAACCAAGCTTTCTACAGGACAAAAAAAGCGTTTGGCAATGCTTATAGCCTTGCTTGAAGAAAGAGATATTTTAGTGCTTGATGAATGGGCAGCAGATCAAGATCCGGTTTTTAGAAGATTTTTTTACAAAAAGCTTTTGCCTTTATTAAAAGAACAGGGTAAGACGATTTTTGCAATTACTCATGATGATGCGTATTTTGATAGTGCAGATAGAATTTTTTTGGCTGAAGAAGGAAATATCAGCGAATTAAAGGGTGAAAATATCAAAGAATTGGCTAGAAATTTGGTAGAGAAATTTGATTAA
- the cgb gene encoding single-domain globin Cgb → MTQEQIQIIKDCVPILQKNGEDLTKEFYKVMFNDYPEVKPMFNMEKQASGEQPKALAMAILMAAKNIENLENMRSFVDKVAITHVNLGVKEEHYPIVGACLLKAIKNLLNPDEATLKAWEVAYGKIAEFYIDIEKKLYEK, encoded by the coding sequence ATGACACAAGAACAAATTCAAATTATCAAAGATTGCGTACCAATTTTACAAAAAAACGGGGAAGATTTAACAAAAGAGTTTTACAAAGTAATGTTTAATGACTATCCTGAAGTAAAACCTATGTTTAATATGGAAAAACAAGCATCTGGGGAGCAACCGAAAGCCTTAGCCATGGCTATTTTAATGGCAGCTAAAAATATAGAAAATTTAGAAAATATGAGATCATTTGTGGATAAAGTTGCCATAACTCATGTAAATTTAGGGGTTAAAGAAGAGCATTATCCTATAGTAGGAGCTTGTCTTTTAAAAGCTATCAAAAATCTTTTAAATCCTGACGAAGCAACACTTAAAGCTTGGGAAGTTGCTTATGGAAAAATCGCTGAATTTTATATAGATATAGAAAAAAAGCTATATGAAAAATAA
- a CDS encoding FAD-binding and (Fe-S)-binding domain-containing protein: MANFKAFYNEAKYIFKDRIFNDYARCYAYGIDASCYFYIPKIVIIAKNEDEIKQVIQLAHTYKTPISFRAAGTSLSGQSSCDGVLVVIKFAFKKIKINKDASEITLGCGVVGIHANESLAFLKKKIGPDPATINSALIGGIINNNSSGMCCGTKDNSYKTLRSIRVILANGSILDTSDALSVAQFKNENKKLINELREIKEEINANKELKDLIIKKFKIKNTTGYSLNAFVDYDDEIDILAHLLVGSEGTLGFVSEVKLAVLDDLEFKACALLFFDNINNAANTIKEFAKVDFISSAEIMDYASLKAASSYDELRDILADIKEGDTCVLIQSEHSNEFKLDENINKIKEISKLAYKSYFSKNKAEYDLWWKIRKALLPIAASLRKAGSTVITEDVCFNIEDLADGIKSIQELFYKYGFSDNGIIFGHALAGNIHFIITPDLNNKLEFDNFSNLVKEMSNIVASYGGSIKAEHGTGRMVAPFVEVEWGKQAYLINKKIKSIFDKENLFNPDVIISDDKDIYKKNIKQASLIDEKLNTCMECGFCERFCPSNEYTITPRQRIAILREIKRLESLNDDESKAKLKDIKKYYNHLVDSSCAACGVCSFSCPLGINFADFSLKYRKNNIGFMSKILGNLAYKNHEKTLKIAKFSLSIANKFDNLSLDNKLEKASNFLSAIPRTRAYLPKVNDYELKSRKRAYNVVYFTSCLNKSFKPNEKMYDKRSLQEVFESLCEKANIGIIYAPNDLCCGKAYENFQDIQDKNIQKINDFLSNIDSPIVLDHSACSAKLISDHSKYEIYDLSEYLLKFIAPKLRIDKINEDVGLYIMCAARKLGLNENIIKLAKLCTNGKVLIDNDTYCCGFAGYKGFFNPKLNINATKGFKKFYAKTNIKRGFSTSSTCEIGLSDATGISWQHIAYLLDECSEAI, from the coding sequence ATGGCAAATTTTAAAGCTTTTTATAATGAGGCTAAGTATATTTTTAAGGATAGAATCTTTAATGATTATGCTAGATGTTATGCTTATGGCATTGATGCGTCGTGTTATTTTTATATTCCAAAAATAGTGATTATTGCTAAAAATGAAGATGAAATTAAGCAAGTTATTCAATTAGCACATACTTATAAAACTCCCATATCATTTAGGGCAGCGGGCACAAGTTTAAGTGGGCAAAGTTCTTGTGATGGAGTGCTTGTGGTGATTAAATTTGCCTTTAAAAAAATAAAAATTAACAAAGATGCTAGTGAAATCACTTTGGGATGTGGTGTAGTAGGCATTCATGCTAATGAAAGTCTTGCTTTTTTAAAGAAAAAAATAGGACCTGATCCAGCTACTATAAATTCAGCTTTAATTGGAGGAATTATCAATAACAACTCAAGCGGAATGTGTTGTGGAACTAAGGATAATAGCTATAAAACCTTAAGAAGCATTAGGGTGATTTTGGCAAATGGTAGCATACTTGATACTAGCGATGCTTTAAGTGTGGCTCAATTTAAAAATGAGAATAAAAAATTAATTAATGAGCTTAGAGAGATCAAAGAAGAGATTAATGCCAATAAAGAATTAAAAGATTTAATAATCAAAAAATTTAAAATCAAAAATACCACAGGCTATAGCCTTAATGCCTTTGTTGATTATGATGATGAAATAGACATTTTAGCACATTTGCTTGTTGGCTCTGAAGGGACTTTGGGATTTGTAAGTGAAGTTAAGCTTGCTGTTTTAGATGATTTGGAATTTAAGGCCTGTGCTTTATTGTTTTTTGATAATATTAATAATGCCGCAAACACTATAAAAGAATTTGCTAAAGTTGATTTTATAAGCTCTGCTGAAATCATGGACTATGCAAGCTTAAAAGCTGCTTCAAGCTATGATGAGCTAAGAGATATTTTAGCTGATATTAAAGAGGGTGATACTTGTGTATTGATCCAAAGCGAGCATAGTAATGAGTTTAAGCTTGATGAAAATATAAATAAAATAAAAGAAATTTCAAAATTAGCTTATAAGTCATATTTTAGCAAGAATAAGGCCGAATATGATTTATGGTGGAAGATTAGAAAAGCGCTTTTGCCTATAGCAGCTAGCCTTAGAAAGGCAGGTTCAACGGTGATTACTGAAGATGTGTGTTTTAATATCGAGGATTTAGCTGATGGAATTAAAAGCATTCAAGAATTGTTTTATAAATATGGTTTTAGTGATAATGGAATCATTTTTGGCCATGCATTAGCGGGCAATATTCATTTTATCATTACGCCGGATTTAAATAATAAGCTTGAATTTGATAATTTTTCAAATCTAGTTAAAGAAATGTCTAATATAGTAGCTTCGTATGGTGGAAGTATAAAAGCTGAACATGGCACAGGGCGTATGGTAGCGCCTTTTGTGGAGGTAGAGTGGGGTAAGCAAGCTTATCTAATCAACAAAAAAATCAAAAGTATTTTTGATAAAGAGAATTTATTTAATCCTGATGTAATCATTAGTGATGATAAAGATATTTATAAGAAAAATATCAAGCAAGCGAGTTTGATTGATGAGAAATTAAATACCTGTATGGAGTGTGGATTTTGCGAAAGATTTTGTCCATCGAATGAATATACAATTACTCCAAGACAAAGAATTGCTATTTTAAGAGAGATAAAACGTCTTGAAAGTTTAAATGATGATGAGTCAAAAGCAAAATTAAAGGATATTAAAAAATATTACAATCATTTAGTAGATAGCTCTTGTGCTGCTTGTGGGGTGTGCTCTTTTTCGTGCCCTTTGGGGATTAATTTTGCTGATTTTTCATTAAAATATAGAAAAAATAATATAGGATTTATGTCTAAAATTTTAGGAAATCTAGCATATAAAAACCATGAAAAAACTCTAAAAATTGCTAAATTTTCATTAAGTATCGCAAATAAATTTGATAATTTAAGTCTTGATAATAAACTTGAAAAAGCAAGCAATTTTCTTAGCGCTATACCAAGAACTAGGGCGTATTTGCCTAAGGTGAATGATTATGAGTTAAAAAGTCGTAAAAGAGCTTATAATGTGGTTTATTTTACAAGCTGTCTTAATAAAAGCTTTAAACCAAATGAAAAAATGTATGACAAAAGAAGCTTGCAAGAAGTATTTGAGAGCTTGTGCGAAAAAGCAAATATAGGTATTATTTATGCACCCAACGATTTATGTTGTGGTAAGGCTTATGAGAATTTTCAAGATATCCAAGATAAAAATATACAAAAAATCAATGATTTTTTAAGCAATATAGACTCACCCATAGTGCTAGATCATAGTGCTTGTAGTGCTAAATTAATTAGCGATCATTCAAAGTATGAAATTTATGATTTAAGTGAGTATTTGTTAAAATTTATTGCCCCTAAGTTACGCATTGATAAAATCAATGAAGATGTAGGATTGTATATCATGTGTGCTGCTAGAAAACTTGGCTTAAATGAAAATATAATCAAGCTTGCAAAGCTATGCACAAATGGAAAAGTATTAATAGATAATGATACCTATTGTTGCGGATTTGCTGGATATAAGGGTTTTTTCAATCCTAAATTAAATATTAATGCTACAAAGGGCTTTAAAAAATTTTATGCCAAAACGAATATTAAGCGCGGATTTAGTACATCAAGCACTTGCGAGATAGGATTAAGTGATGCTACGGGTATATCTTGGCAGCATATAGCGTATTTATTGGATGAATGCAGTGAAGCAATTTAA
- a CDS encoding ABC transporter substrate-binding protein yields the protein MLRWFVLLFLLFFNLEAKIPKDTLIVAVENEISRINPAYSEDHDAVINLVFSGLTRFDEHMSLKPDLATSWDVSKDGLSYDIFLREDVLWHDGVKFSADDVKFSLEAFKNPKNNSSVYVNFEDIKSIEILNPYHLKITLSKPFPAFLDALSIGMLPKHLLSNKDLNTASFNQNPIGTGPYKFVKWKKGEYVEFKANENFYLAKVKTPRLIIKHIFDPSVASVELKNGKIDAALIDVSLLNIFKKDENFKILRERSADYRALMFNLDNEFLKDIQIRKALNYAVDKQSIVKNLLHDYGFVANHPLERSWADSKAFKTYEYNPKKAQDLILALGFKKNDEGIFEKDGKILEFEIWTMSNDPLRVSLAGILQSEFKKIGVIAKVVAKPAGSFDYSKVDSFLVGWGSPLDPDFHTFRVFESSQDSALNNEGWNFGHYHDKKVDIALQKARNTLNLEERKKYYKEFIDALYENPPFIFLTYLDFALVYNAKLEGIKARNLGHHGVGFTWNIYEWSKK from the coding sequence GTGCTTAGATGGTTTGTTTTGCTGTTTTTATTGTTTTTCAATCTTGAGGCTAAAATTCCAAAAGATACTTTAATCGTAGCTGTGGAAAATGAAATTTCAAGGATAAATCCTGCATATAGCGAGGATCATGATGCGGTGATTAATCTTGTATTTTCAGGACTTACGCGTTTTGATGAGCATATGAGCTTAAAGCCCGATTTGGCTACGTCGTGGGATGTTAGCAAGGATGGACTTAGCTATGATATCTTTTTGCGTGAAGATGTTTTGTGGCACGATGGAGTGAAATTTAGTGCTGATGATGTTAAATTCAGTCTTGAAGCTTTTAAAAATCCTAAAAATAATTCTTCAGTTTATGTGAATTTTGAAGACATTAAAAGTATAGAAATTTTAAATCCTTATCATCTTAAAATCACGCTTTCTAAACCTTTTCCTGCATTTTTAGACGCTTTAAGTATAGGAATGCTTCCTAAGCATTTACTTAGTAATAAAGACTTAAATACTGCTTCTTTTAATCAAAATCCCATAGGCACAGGTCCTTATAAATTTGTAAAATGGAAAAAGGGTGAATATGTAGAGTTTAAAGCCAATGAGAATTTTTATCTTGCAAAAGTAAAAACTCCAAGGCTTATCATCAAACATATTTTTGATCCTTCAGTTGCAAGTGTAGAGCTTAAAAATGGCAAAATTGATGCGGCATTGATTGATGTTTCTTTATTGAATATTTTTAAAAAGGATGAAAATTTTAAGATTTTGCGTGAAAGATCTGCTGATTATAGAGCTTTAATGTTTAATTTAGATAATGAATTTTTAAAAGATATTCAAATAAGAAAGGCTTTAAATTATGCTGTTGATAAGCAAAGTATAGTTAAAAATCTTTTGCATGATTATGGTTTTGTAGCCAATCATCCTTTAGAGCGTTCGTGGGCGGATTCTAAAGCTTTTAAAACTTATGAATACAATCCTAAAAAAGCCCAAGATTTGATTTTGGCTTTAGGTTTTAAGAAAAATGATGAGGGTATTTTTGAAAAAGATGGCAAGATTTTAGAATTTGAAATTTGGACTATGAGTAATGATCCTTTAAGGGTGAGTTTGGCAGGAATTTTGCAAAGTGAGTTTAAAAAAATAGGGGTTATAGCTAAGGTTGTGGCAAAGCCTGCGGGCAGTTTTGATTATTCTAAAGTAGATAGTTTTTTAGTGGGTTGGGGAAGTCCTTTAGATCCTGATTTTCACACCTTTAGAGTGTTTGAAAGTTCGCAAGATAGTGCCTTAAATAATGAGGGTTGGAATTTTGGACATTATCATGATAAAAAGGTAGATATAGCCTTGCAAAAAGCTAGAAATACTTTAAATTTGGAAGAGCGTAAAAAGTATTATAAAGAATTTATTGATGCTTTGTATGAAAATCCTCCTTTTATTTTTCTAACTTATCTTGATTTTGCCTTGGTTTATAATGCTAAGCTTGAGGGTATTAAAGCAAGAAATTTAGGCCATCATGGAGTAGGCTTTACTTGGAATATTTATGAGTGGAGTAAAAAATAG